Genomic DNA from bacterium:
CTCCTGACATTATTAAATGTACGCCATTCATCCGATTAAACGGGCTAAGGTAAAACGAATATCGTCTATTTGCAAACTTGAAAATATATGCCGACAAAATAAAATCTTTGAGCATACAGGCTAAGATCATATATTGACGCCATAATTCTATTATCGGATTGACGTATGAATATTTCATCTCAAAAAATTATTTACCCTTTACTCGCCAGTCTGACACTCGGCCTAGCGCCTTTCTTTCCGGAACCTCATATTTGGAAACAAATTGTTAACATCACCAACGGAACTTTTACCGAGCCGCTGGATTGGTTTGATTTGGCCATGCATGGCGCACCGTGGATATGGCTGATCTATGCGCTTGTAAAACAATTCAACAAGCCCGTTGAGCCGTCATAGAATTTTTAAATCTGATAAAATCTCTTTGTAATATATCACACGGATTCTACAAACCCTTGCCTGTAGCGGTTCTTCAGTGATTTTTTTATTTTTTTTTGTTGACTTCTTTTTTTAGACAGCCTATACTTGACCCGTTCTTATCTTTTCAAGTTATTCCTTTCTGATTTGTTTTATTCACTTCGGTCGCCTGTGACCAATCCGCAAAAGCATTTCCTTTGCTTTGGCGTTACGATTTAAAATTCTTCTGCTGCGTAAAGTAATTAACGCAGATTGTCGGTATTGACAAACCTTACTCTTATGAGGAGGAGTATGAGGCTTGTTGTTCATCACCGCATTCCGGCTTTACAAAGGCCGTCCCTTTTTTGCCCGCCCTGAACGGTACGGATACCGTTTCGTTTTTCATTACTTCATTTTTATTAAATAACAAATTTTCCAACGGCATGGTTATGAGGAGAGAATAACCCATGAAAACAATGTTACGCCTAGTGCGTTATACTACACTATTATGTTTTAGTGTTCTGGCCTTTGCGCCGGTGTATGGACAACAATCCGTACCATCCTGGATTTCACAGGACAAATCGTTTAAAGAAACATCGAAAGAATTCGAACAGTACTGGAAAGGAAAAGATGTTCATGACAAAGCCGTGATTCGCGGCAAAGGATTCAAACAGTTTAATCGTTATCAATGGTTTTGGAGTACGCGTACCAACGCGCAAGGTGTTTTTGATCCCAGTTTGTACCTTGAAGCCAAAGCTGAAAAATATTCCAATTTTCCAAATTCCAATTTTGCACCGCGCCGCGGTATGAATCGCGCGATGGTCAACAGTTCCAACTGGACCACGCTCGGTCCGCAAACCGCCATACCGACGAACGGTGGCGCAGGACGTGTGAATTGCATCGTTTTTGATCCGAGCAACAGCAACACGATTTATATCGGTACGCCGGGCGGCGGTCTCTGGAAAACCACCAATGGCGGTACATCGTGGACAACCAATACGGATGAATTGGGTACTTTAGGCGTGTCGCATTTGGCGATTGACCCTACCAATACCAATACGATGTATCTTGCAACCGGTGACAACGACGCCGGCGATACGTATTCCATCGGTATTCTCAAATCCGTGGACGGCGGCTTGACCTGGTCGGCGACAGGATTGACATGGACAGCCAATCAACTTTATCGTATTTCAAAAATTAGTATCAATCCTACATCCACAAGCACGCTCGTCGCTACGACCAGCAACGGTATTTATCGTTCGACGGATGCGGGCGCCACTTGGACACAAGTACAAACCGGTAACTTCAAAGATCTGGATGTCAATCCATCCAACTATAATGAACAGTACGCCAGTTTTTACGGCAACGGCACCGCTTCTATTTATAAATCCGCCAACGGCGGCTTGACATGGACTAAATTGACTTCCGGCCTTCCGACGACAGGTGTATTGCGTTGCGCCGTGGCCATCGCACCTTCGACACCGTCCACCGTGTATGCGATTTATTGTGATAACACCTCGGGCGGTTATGGTCTCTATGGTATTTATAAATCTACTAATAGCGGTTCGACGTGGACACAAGTCAAAACCTCTGCCAGCCCCAATGTACTCGGATGGAATAGTAACGGCGGTGATACCGGTGTCGGTCAAGGTTGGTATGATCTCTGCATCACCGTTTCCCCGACGGATGCCAATACGGTTTATACCGGCGGTGTAAACATCTGGCGTTCTACCAATGGTGGTACAACATGGACACTGAATGCTCAGTGGCAAGGATCAGGCGCTCCTTACGTACATGCCGATCATCATGCGATCGAATTTTTACCCGGCAGCGGTACCACTTTGTTTTCCGGTAACGATGGCGGATTCTTCAAAACTACCAATAGCGGAACAACATGGACCGATTTTAGTAACGGCCTCGGAATCCATCAGTATTATCGTATCAGTGCAGCCAAAACCAGCGCTAATACGATACTCGGTGGCGCTCAGGATAACGGCACGGATCGTTATAACGGAACGAGCTGGTCACGCATCATTGGCGGCGACGGTATGGAATGTCAGGTAGATTATACCAACGCCAATATTCAATACGGCGCATTATACTACGGCGATCTGTATCGCACGACTACAGGTGGTACCCCGTCCAATATTTCCGATCCTACAGAGGATGGCGCATGGGTGACTCCGTACGTATTGCATCCGACGACCAATACAACCATGTATTATGCGACATCAAGTCGTATATATCGGTCAACCAATATCACCAATACCACCCCGACGTGGACCTCGATCAGCAGTGTGCTTGGTTCGGCAAGCGACCCGCTCACGGTCCTCGCTGTAGCACCTTCCAATGGAACAACGATCCTCACAGCTAATGCGGCAGGCGCTTGGAAAGGAACAGCCAGCGGCTCGACCTGGACATTTACAAGTTTGTCAAGCAGCGGTTTGCCGGCCGGTGTTACCTCATTTGCATTTCACCCTACGGATGTAAATACCGCGTGGGCTACCATCGGCGGTTTCACGGCGGGTAGCAAAGTTTATAAAACCACCAATGGCGGTACTTCGTGGACAAATATTTCCGGTTCTTTGGTCAATGTACCAGCTAACTGCGTCGCCATACATCCTTCCACTCCGACCGATGTCTATATCGGAACCGATCTTGGTATATTTTATTCGTCCAATGGCGGCACTACTTGGGAAGCTTATGATACAGGATTGCCCAATGTTATCGTTACCGATCTGGATATTCATGTAAGTGCCGGTAAAATTCGTGCAGCGACGTATGGTCGAGGATTATGGGAATCGCCGCTCAATACGACTACACCTTCAAATTCGGTAACTGTCACAGCACCCAATGGCGGCGAGTCGCTTACCGGCGGCAGTGCTACGACGATCACATGGTCCTCGACAGGAACGATTGCTAATGTCAAATTGGAATATTCCGTGAATGGCGGAACCAATTGGACGGTGATTACGGCTTCTACGACCAATGACGGTTCCGAAGCATGGACCGTTCCTTCTTCAGCGACGACGCAAGGTCGCGTGCGTGTCAGCGATGCATCCGTTTCTGCGACCAATGACATGAGTAATGCTAATTTTACAATCACGGTAAGCGCATCCAACAGTGTCACATTGACAGCGCCCAATGGCGGCCAATCGTTCACCGGCGGTAGCGCGACGACGATCACGTGGTCCTCCACGGGAACAATCGCCAATGTAAAACTAGAATACTCGCTCAATGCCGGCTCGACATGGACACAGATCACGGCTTCCACGGCCAATGACGGCTCCGAAGCGTGGACTGTTCCGAGTTCAGCAACCACCCAAGGGCGCATTCGCGTAAGTGATGCCGCAAATGCCGCTACGACGGATATGAGTGATGCTAATTTTACCATCACTACCGGTACGCCGCCGATTACGGCAGAGTCTGAAAGTAACGGTACTTCCGGAACCGCGGATGGTCCGGTGGGTACAGGTGTAGCCGTATCCGGAGCCATCTCATCAACTACGGATAACGACTATTATTATTTTGATGTATCAACCGCAGGTTCCATCAATATTTCGATGAGTATTGCCACGGCGAATAAAGACCTTGATTTCTTCCTGTATAATGCCTCGCTTACGGAAGTAGCACGTGCTTACACAACGAATAATCCTGAAGTTGTAAATTATACCGCCGCGGTTGGACGTTACTATATCAAAGTAAACGGTTATAATAGCGCTCAATCGGCTTATACCTTGACCGTGAGCGGCGGATTGGCTCAAGTAACCCGTGGTGGCGAAAAAGGATTGGCCGGTATTCCGCAGAAAGTCGAACTTCTGCAGAATTATCCCAACCCGTTCAACCCGTCCACAATGATTCGTTTTGGTTTACCGTCTGAAAACGACGTCACGCTCAAAATCTACAATCTCATGGGACAAGAAGTACGTACGCTGTTCAGCGGACGTATGAAAGCCGGTCAAAATGAGGTTTTGTGGGATGGTCGCAATGCCGCAGGGCAGCAGGTCTCCAGCGGTACCTATATCTATCGCCTGCAAGTCGGACAAGAAATCATTTCACGACGGATGAACTTTATCAAATAATTCATCGCGCTCGAACAAATACGAAGCCCGGTCTGAAATTTCAGATCGGGCTTTTTTTATAAACCTGCTGAGAACCTGAGTTTGTTTTGATCAGATGTGATGTACAACCTCAAACAATCGTTCTAACTTAGCTTTATCTAATT
This window encodes:
- a CDS encoding T9SS type A sorting domain-containing protein, giving the protein MKTMLRLVRYTTLLCFSVLAFAPVYGQQSVPSWISQDKSFKETSKEFEQYWKGKDVHDKAVIRGKGFKQFNRYQWFWSTRTNAQGVFDPSLYLEAKAEKYSNFPNSNFAPRRGMNRAMVNSSNWTTLGPQTAIPTNGGAGRVNCIVFDPSNSNTIYIGTPGGGLWKTTNGGTSWTTNTDELGTLGVSHLAIDPTNTNTMYLATGDNDAGDTYSIGILKSVDGGLTWSATGLTWTANQLYRISKISINPTSTSTLVATTSNGIYRSTDAGATWTQVQTGNFKDLDVNPSNYNEQYASFYGNGTASIYKSANGGLTWTKLTSGLPTTGVLRCAVAIAPSTPSTVYAIYCDNTSGGYGLYGIYKSTNSGSTWTQVKTSASPNVLGWNSNGGDTGVGQGWYDLCITVSPTDANTVYTGGVNIWRSTNGGTTWTLNAQWQGSGAPYVHADHHAIEFLPGSGTTLFSGNDGGFFKTTNSGTTWTDFSNGLGIHQYYRISAAKTSANTILGGAQDNGTDRYNGTSWSRIIGGDGMECQVDYTNANIQYGALYYGDLYRTTTGGTPSNISDPTEDGAWVTPYVLHPTTNTTMYYATSSRIYRSTNITNTTPTWTSISSVLGSASDPLTVLAVAPSNGTTILTANAAGAWKGTASGSTWTFTSLSSSGLPAGVTSFAFHPTDVNTAWATIGGFTAGSKVYKTTNGGTSWTNISGSLVNVPANCVAIHPSTPTDVYIGTDLGIFYSSNGGTTWEAYDTGLPNVIVTDLDIHVSAGKIRAATYGRGLWESPLNTTTPSNSVTVTAPNGGESLTGGSATTITWSSTGTIANVKLEYSVNGGTNWTVITASTTNDGSEAWTVPSSATTQGRVRVSDASVSATNDMSNANFTITVSASNSVTLTAPNGGQSFTGGSATTITWSSTGTIANVKLEYSLNAGSTWTQITASTANDGSEAWTVPSSATTQGRIRVSDAANAATTDMSDANFTITTGTPPITAESESNGTSGTADGPVGTGVAVSGAISSTTDNDYYYFDVSTAGSINISMSIATANKDLDFFLYNASLTEVARAYTTNNPEVVNYTAAVGRYYIKVNGYNSAQSAYTLTVSGGLAQVTRGGEKGLAGIPQKVELLQNYPNPFNPSTMIRFGLPSENDVTLKIYNLMGQEVRTLFSGRMKAGQNEVLWDGRNAAGQQVSSGTYIYRLQVGQEIISRRMNFIK
- a CDS encoding RND transporter; protein product: MNISSQKIIYPLLASLTLGLAPFFPEPHIWKQIVNITNGTFTEPLDWFDLAMHGAPWIWLIYALVKQFNKPVEPS